AGGCGAGGCGACTTGCTGCGCTCGGGAATCTCCAGCATGTTCTGAGCCGTTAACGAAGCTGCGGCCTTGTGACCCAGGGCAAAAGAATCTTTCAGGAACTTCATGATCTCGGCTTTGGTCTTTATAGCCTCAGGGCCGTTTCCGTCCTTCAAACCTTCCGGCAGCTTGTCGCCGGTGATCGGCGACCATAAAAAATAGTTGGAAGCGGCGATGTGCTTCACCTGCACGGCAAACGTCCGCACGCCCTTGTAGTCGCCGCCGGGAATATTCAGGCTTTCAGGAGAGAAGTTGAATTTCTCTTCCGGCATAGCTTCCGCAGCGTCTACAACTTGCTTTTCGATCATGCTGACCTGGCGGTCCACCGTCGAGGCTACTGTGGGCGGAGCTGTACTCGCAGATCCTTGTCCGAAGGCGGCCGCGGTAAATGTGAGTATCGAAAGCAGCAGGGCGATTTGTGTTGGTTTCATTGAGAGTGTCTCCGTAAAAGGGTCAGCGCACAGCGACATCGCGGCTCTTGACTTCGCGCGATGAGAAATTTGTGAGCCTGCGTTTCGACGTAACAAAGCTGCGAATGATAGGCGCGAAACGCACTTACGTCCCAAGCTTTTCGCTCCTCCGTGCCCTCCGTGTCTCCGTGGTTCAACGGTTCTTGACTCAGAGCATTCAAAAGCCCGGCGGTCTTTCATCGGAGACAGCCAGGCTGCGTTCCATAGCGATTCCGGCGCGGGTGATTGTGCCTTCATCGAACAGTCTTCCGATCAGGGTTACGCCGTGAGGCACGCGGCGTGGTGGTGAGAATTTTGGCAGAGGATGGGCTGGATCGGGAGCCCAGTCGCTGCGCGCTTCCGATACCTGGAAGAATCCAGCGCGTAGCGTGAGCGATGGATGGCCGGTGAAGTTGGTGATGGTGAGCGTCTCGTCGCGGAGCGATGGGACCAGGAGCAAATCTACCTTTGAGAAGAGGCGCGCCATCTCAGCCGCGACCTTGCGGCGGAAACGGTCGCATTGCACGAAGTCCACTGCTGACAGGAATCGTGACTGGCGAAAAGTATTTGGCCATGCGTCCGGTACCTGCACTTTGAGTTCGTCCAGCTTGCGGCTGAGCGTCAGGTCTTCGAAAGCGGCAGCGGCCTCGGCGAAGAGAATCAGGTCGAGAGAATCGTAGGGCCAATCGGGAAGCTCGACTTCAACCGGAACCATTCCGGCTTTGCTGACTGCTGCGAGGGCGGCGCGGTCTACGTCGGTGGCCGGGCTTTCCTTCATCCATGCAGGAAAATACCCGACGCGCAGGCCCGTGGCTGGAGCATTGGCGTCGAAATCAAGTTTGCTGGGCACACTGGAGAGATCGCCGGGATCCGGTCCCGAGATGGCACGCAGGACAAGAATCGCATCTTCGACACGCCGCGTCATGGGACCGAGCTTGTCGAGCGACCAGCAGAGAGTCATCGCCCCGGTGCGCGGAACACGGCCATAGGTCGGACGCAGTCCGGTAATTCCGCAACGCGTGCTGGGCGAGACGATGCTTCCTCCGGTCTCGCTTCCGATCGCGAATCCAACCAACCCGGCGGCAACGGCAGCGCCCGGGCCGGCGCTCGATCCCGACGATCCCTCTTCAAGCAGCCACGGATTCATCGTCTGTCCGCCGAACCAGATATCGTTCAGCGCCAGCGCGCCAAGACTCAATTTAGCAACCAGCACCGCCCCAGCATCGTGCAATCGCTTCGTTACGACTGCGTCCTCTTTGGGGACGCGGTTCCGAAAAGGTTCGGCGCCATAGGTTGTTGGGATTCCGGCGGTGTCGAGAAGGTCTTTCGCGCCCCAGGGGATTCCGTGCAGAGGACCGCGATACTTGCCCGAGGCAATCTCCTGATCCGTCTGCTTGGCTTGCTTGAGTGCCAATTCGGGAGCGAGAGTGATGACGCATCGTAATTTGGGATCGAACTTCCGCAGGCGGGAGAGATAGAGTTGGGTCAGCCGTTCGGAAGTCAGTTGCCGACGCTCGATCCAGCGCGCCAGATAAGTAAGTGGAGCAAACGCTATGTCTTCGTCCCGCGATGGAACTGGCCCTGGATCGGTGTTGCTGCGGACGAACTGATCGCGGGCAACGGCGGGCGCTTCGCCCGGCAATATCGGATTCCAGTGAGAATAAGGCGCCAGCGTTGGCTCCAGCTCGATCTTGCGCGGTCCTGTTCGCCGCTCATACAGCGGAGCCATGGCCCTTCGCCAGTTTCCAGCCGCTTGGTCGCGTTCGGCAGCCGTGAACTGCACCTGCATCAGCTTTTCGGCTTCCACGAAGGTCGTGGGCGAGACCTCGGGACCTACGGGCGGCGCAGTGCCGAATGCGGGAGGCATTCCCGGCGGCGGCTCTTGTTGAGCAAAAGCAGAAGGGAGAATGGACGATCCAAAATACGCGAGGGCTGCATTGACGAGAAACTGCCGGCGAGATTCAGACATTCATGGCTCCGGCGCAGATTATAGGCGACGGCCGTGCTCTAGTGTCATTTGCAGCGTAGTAATTGATGGCATCGAGCGAATCCTCTTTTGAGACTGTCATCCCTCGCCTCCGCCGCGGCGGACGCGGGGGATCTGCTGTTCCTTGGCTCACGAGATGACAAGAAAACAGCAGATCCCCCGAGCCGCACTTCTACTCATGGTGTAGGTTCGGTGTCGCGGCGGCTCGGGGGATGACAGTCTCTGAGGGTGTAGAACAGCGTTCCGAGACTTTCAGTCCGGTTAGTATTACCCGTGCCGCATACAGCGCGGCACTCAATGACTCGCTTGGTAGTGCTGCCGGAGCAGATCCTGGCCGAAGTCGCCAGTCACGTCCCGCCACACGGAGTGGATGTGGTTGGCATCATCTTGAGTGTCGTCCAACTCAATCAGGAATGAGGGTGTCTGAACGCGGTAATAGTGCGGGTCGCCGCGATTGATGCCTCCACTCCACGCGAAGTGGATATTCCGGCCGGCCTTGTTGATCTGCGTGATGCGATCCTCGGCCAACTCATCGGGCAGGTTCCGCGCATACTCCTCCATGAGCGCCATGAGCGCGTCGAACTGGTTCGCCTTCATCTCAGAAGCCGAAAGACCGGACGGCTGTCCCTGAAGCGCTGCCTTCCTGCTGGCGCCGCTCAGGATCTCGCTGTAAGCGGTTGGATTTACGATCGCGATCTTCAACTGTGGTTCACCCAGGGAATGGATCAGTTCAATTCCAAGGTCGTCTTCGGCTGCCAATGTGCGCAGACCCTTACGCGGGCCTTGCCGAACTTCGGCGGGATTGGCGCCGAAGAAACTTGGAGCGTCGATGATCTTGCCGTTCACGATCGTGTAGTTCTGGCTGAAATGATGTCCTTCGATGCGATAGCCCCATCTGCCATTCTCGGCGGGAGTGCCGAAAACGGAAAAGTAGTACTTCTCTGGGTTGCGATATTCACCGCTGTCACGTTCGATAATCCTCAGGACGTCCTCCAGGCTCATGATGGTCACGGCTTTGATGTATCCGGTCTGGCTCAGTCCAGCCGCAAGCAAGGCGCTGGCGAGATGCTTTTGATAGGGTGTCATCTCGCGCAAGGAGAGTCCCTTGCGTTCTTTCGGAATGAAATGCCAATTCAGGCGCTCATCAGCGTCGAATTGAAATGTCGTCTTACCGCGCTGATTGGTATCAAGGGCTGCGAGAAAACGCCTTGCACACTCGCTCATCACCGAGGCTGCATGTGTGCCATGCGAATGGGCATCTTCGCCGTGGCCAAGCCTCGAGCCAAGCAAACTACTTCCCCCGAGTACGGCGGACGAGTAAAGAAACGATCGGCGATTCATGCGTCTCCTCTGGACGCGCATGCCATCGCGTCGCGCGCCACGCGTAAGTCTTGCCGACGAACATGACGCACATTCTACGCGTGGTTTGTGTTTGACTCGTCCACCATCTCGTCCATTCAGGCTGGAGGCCGTCTTGTCATGCGGCGCTGCCTTTCATGAGGCTGTCGAAGTCCGTAGACTCGGCCAGCGTTCGCCACTTATCCACTTCCGCCGCCACTTGCGATAGTTTCCTCTCGACTCTCGCGACGCAATCGGTGCCTAATGGCAGCCGCATCGGGGGCTCGGCCGCGGTAGCGCTTCAACCCGCTGGCGAGTAACACCCGCACTCTCACTGTAGTCGTCGATAACTTGCGCGGTACGGTGTAAGGAACTGGCGTCGAGAAAGTCTGTCCGGAATGCTCCGGGCTCGATGATGGTGACGTGGATTCCGAGTGGAAGCAACTCGGCATGCAACGACTCGCTGAGCCCCTCAACCGCGAACTTTGTGGCACAGTACACTCCCCAGCCTGGTGCTCCACTGAATCCACCGCCGGAACTGATATTGAGGATCCGGCCCGAGCGCCGTTCGCGCATCGAGGGAAGAACTGCGCGCGTGGCCGTGAGCAAACCATCAACATTTACGGCAAAGACCGATCGAACTTCTTCGGAAGACGCCTCCTCGACTGCGCCGAGCAGTCCTCGTCCAGCGTTGTTGACCAGCACATCGATCCGTCCAAAACGCTTTAGCGCTACACTCACGGCCGCTTCCGCCTGTAAGCCGTTCGTGACATCAAGTGCAACGGGCAAGAGGCGTTCCTGCCCACCGGGAGCATGGACTATTGATTGAAGATTTCGTGCGGTAGCTACGACCGAGTCTCCGCGCTTCAGCGCGGCGCGAGTGATTTCTAATCCCAAGCCGCGCGACGCACCAGTAATGAACCAAACAAGCGAGTTCATGAAGCCTCCACAATTGATTATGCGTAATTTGGTGTGTAGGTTGTGTGACTAGACGGCTGAAACTAAGCTGTGGAATTTTTCTAGTGCGGGCGGAGGACGATTACTGATTCGGTGTAAACAAACCTTAACGGGCAGATTCGAGGCTCGAGAACGAAGGAGTGACTCAGAGAACAGGCAAAAATAATGACTCGTAGGTATTAAGGCAGCGAGATGAAGACCGTCGGCATGCTGCACCTGTGCCGGTGTGCGCGTCGAACGATTTAGGACCAGGCTGTGTTTCTTTGGCGCATGAGCAAGCTCTTGCTGAATGCCGTCATCGGCCGGCAACACCGCGGAAATTGCAACGGCAAAAAGCCATGTGAAGGCCAGAACTCTGGCGAGGGCGCCGCAGAATTTCGCTATTGTAGAAACTTTACGCAATGAAATTTCTCACCTAACGGGATATGGTGTCGGGGGAGGCGCCTGTGCCGTGTCCGTTTTGATGACTAAATCTCGAAATCGGGGGGAATAAAATTCTCTGCCTTGCAGCCCGCGATGTCAACTGGCTTTGAAGAATGCTGGACTCGGCGGTCGGCATCGGCAATCAGCTCGGAAAACAGCCAGTGCTTAAACAGACTTGAAACAATCATGCCGACGCTGCTTTCGATCCCTTTCTCATTCGTGCGAGCTGCCGCATTACACCTGGACTGGTGAGCTCTCGGACGGCGTTTTTCCCGTTCCAGCGTGCCGCCCCATTTGGGGATTCTGCCAGCCGCCGAGCCACGGCTAGCGCGGCCGCGTTGAGAGCGCTGTTGCGTCTTCCAATGCGCCGCAGAGCCCAGTTCACTCCTTTCTTCACGAAGTTTCGTTCGTCGGTGGCAGCGCGTTCGATTAACGCCAGGCTCTCGACAAAGCGCTCGTCGCTGGCGCTCTTGTCGTGTCCCGCGAGACTCGCGAGCAGCGCGAACGCTGCACGTTTGACGAACTCTTCGCGTTTATCGCTCCACTGTGCGACCTTGGCCCACGCGTGCGGTGTGCGGTCGAAGAGGTGAAAGCAAATCGTGTCGCAGATGCCCCAGTTGTCGAAGTCGCGGCACCAACGATCCATTTGTGCGGGCGTAACCTGCGCGGGATCATCGACGAATGAGGTCAGCAGCCGCGCCTCGTACCAGCCGGTGTCCCAGAGAAGACTGGCGAGCTCGTGATTGCGCCCAAGACGTTTGCCAAGCGCCTGAATGTTCAACATCGACACGCCAAAGGCTTTATTAGCAGTGATGCCGAAGCGCGCCAAGTTCCCGGATCGCGTGCAGTACCCTTCTTCTTGAGCCAGGAGAGCGTCTCGTCAATTTGTTCTTCGAGCTGTGGTGGTGTTGCATCCTTCGCCGGTCTGGCTTGAACGTTCTTCTTGGACGGCATGCTTGCTCTTCTCCTCGCTTGCTTGTGCTTAGTAAGTGCGCTCGGTACTACCAGGCATGTGTCGCGAAGTCAATGAGAGGAGTTAGGTTGCAGTGTCGAGATGGAAAGACTCTGTGTATTGCTCGACCGGATAGCCTTTCGCTTTCCAGCCCGCCAATCCACCGCTTAGAAATTTGATTCGAGAAAAATTGAGAGAGAGGGCTCGATGCAATACTTCCCGGCTGGTCTTGTCGCTTGGGCAGGTGCAGTAAACAACTGAGTCTTTGTCTTTTGGGATGAGCCCCGGGTTCTCGAGCACTTCCTTTGGCGGAATCCGCTTTGCGCCGGGAATGATTTCAGAGTTGGCCAATAAGTCGAGAGGCTGCCGAACATCAAAGATGAGAACCTCTCGATTTGAACGCATCAAATCGCGGAGCACCTCCGGCGTGATCCGGTATTTCTCGATCGCGTCCTTACTCTTAGCGCGTCTGATCCAAAGTACGATCAGAAGCAAGAACCCTGCAGCGCAAACAATGGTCAGAGTGAGTCCCATGTCTCTGTTGTTATACCGGAACCGTTTACAGGAACCTACTCTTCAAAATCTAGGCTTTCTCCGCGATTCACACAATTCTGATATTAATTTGTCCTGCTTTCTATCGCAGAATGTCCCTGTTGAATCGTTGGAGTACCTGATCGCCCTTGATATTCAAACATCCGGGACATCTGGTGCTTAACTTTCTGACGCTTCTCTCGCGAAAGCGATTGGTAGCTGACGCGAAGCGCTTCGAGCAGTTCGGCCGCCTCTTTTGACGTGCGAAGCCGTACCGGTGTCCAGGCGAAGTCTCGTTTGGCGTTATCAATTGCCACAGATTTACTCTGCAGCATCGGAGAGAGGAGTACATCCCGACATAGAAGGCTTTTGCGTTAACACCATTGGGGGATGAGCCAGTACCACAATCTTTCTTAGAAAATGGATGAAAGAAGCGAAGGCCGGGTAAAGCCAAGCGTAGAGACTAGCTTGGGTCCCGGCCTTTCATTGACTGCTTAGATCAGGCTCTGCTGCAGTCGGCCAGCTTGCGGCGGCGCAGCAGGAACAATCCAAGGAAACCGGAGATGCAGAGCATTACAGAGCCCGGCTCCGGAGTAAGGATGATGTACTCCTGACCTGCGTTTTGGCCGTTGAGCGTTTCATTCGCATCGGTGAGAACTGAGAACCCGCTGGTAAGAGCGTTGTTCTTTGCGCTGAGTTCAAAGCTTGTAACCAGGGCGCTATCGAAATTGGCTGGCGGATTCACAACCGAAAACGTACTGGTGTAATCCCCCAACTGCCAGATTGCAGCCTGATACTCCTGTTGGAGGAGCGTATTGGAAGTCCCCTGCAGTTGCTGGCTCAGCCACGCCAGTCCGCCGTAGAGCTGGGCGGCGCTCGTGAAGCCCGCGTTGATCGCCGCTTGAGACAGCGTATGTGACGTGGGAACCACCGAGCCTGCCAGATTCAGCGCCTGGAGAGTGTTGCCTCCTGTGCCATTTGCAGTGATGTTCACCTGATAACCGCTGCCGCTTGCGTTATCCAGATGATTCGGATCGATGCAGAACAGCACTACTGATTGCCCGTTCAACGTTCCATGGTATGGGTCGATGTAAGCGGTAACTCCATTCGACCAACCAGAGTTAAGTGCCGTTAGGGCGCTGTCTTTGATTGTGAGAGTAGTGCCGGTGACTGGACCGCCCACCACTAGGGTGTCGGCCATTGCCAAAGTTGAGAGAAATAGAAGACCAACAGCAAAAAGAGCCCTGTACCCGATGCCCAGTTTCAAAAGAATAGCCCTTGTTCGACCCAGTTTTTACCCATGCCACTTTTAACAGCTCCTTAATGTGCACGTGGCGGTCCAAGGCATGTGGAATCAGACAGTCTTCAATAAAAGGGGGTAACCGCGACGTAACAGGCCATAATTCAATGACATACAATGACTAATGAGA
This region of Terriglobales bacterium genomic DNA includes:
- a CDS encoding DinB family protein, which translates into the protein MKPTQIALLLSILTFTAAAFGQGSASTAPPTVASTVDRQVSMIEKQVVDAAEAMPEEKFNFSPESLNIPGGDYKGVRTFAVQVKHIAASNYFLWSPITGDKLPEGLKDGNGPEAIKTKAEIMKFLKDSFALGHKAAASLTAQNMLEIPERSKSPRLYLATFGVAHAFDHYGQMVEYLRMNGIVPPASRGSSN
- a CDS encoding amidase, whose translation is MSESRRQFLVNAALAYFGSSILPSAFAQQEPPPGMPPAFGTAPPVGPEVSPTTFVEAEKLMQVQFTAAERDQAAGNWRRAMAPLYERRTGPRKIELEPTLAPYSHWNPILPGEAPAVARDQFVRSNTDPGPVPSRDEDIAFAPLTYLARWIERRQLTSERLTQLYLSRLRKFDPKLRCVITLAPELALKQAKQTDQEIASGKYRGPLHGIPWGAKDLLDTAGIPTTYGAEPFRNRVPKEDAVVTKRLHDAGAVLVAKLSLGALALNDIWFGGQTMNPWLLEEGSSGSSAGPGAAVAAGLVGFAIGSETGGSIVSPSTRCGITGLRPTYGRVPRTGAMTLCWSLDKLGPMTRRVEDAILVLRAISGPDPGDLSSVPSKLDFDANAPATGLRVGYFPAWMKESPATDVDRAALAAVSKAGMVPVEVELPDWPYDSLDLILFAEAAAAFEDLTLSRKLDELKVQVPDAWPNTFRQSRFLSAVDFVQCDRFRRKVAAEMARLFSKVDLLLVPSLRDETLTITNFTGHPSLTLRAGFFQVSEARSDWAPDPAHPLPKFSPPRRVPHGVTLIGRLFDEGTITRAGIAMERSLAVSDERPPGF
- a CDS encoding DUF3500 domain-containing protein, with the translated sequence MNRRSFLYSSAVLGGSSLLGSRLGHGEDAHSHGTHAASVMSECARRFLAALDTNQRGKTTFQFDADERLNWHFIPKERKGLSLREMTPYQKHLASALLAAGLSQTGYIKAVTIMSLEDVLRIIERDSGEYRNPEKYYFSVFGTPAENGRWGYRIEGHHFSQNYTIVNGKIIDAPSFFGANPAEVRQGPRKGLRTLAAEDDLGIELIHSLGEPQLKIAIVNPTAYSEILSGASRKAALQGQPSGLSASEMKANQFDALMALMEEYARNLPDELAEDRITQINKAGRNIHFAWSGGINRGDPHYYRVQTPSFLIELDDTQDDANHIHSVWRDVTGDFGQDLLRQHYQASH
- a CDS encoding SDR family NAD(P)-dependent oxidoreductase, which encodes MNSLVWFITGASRGLGLEITRAALKRGDSVVATARNLQSIVHAPGGQERLLPVALDVTNGLQAEAAVSVALKRFGRIDVLVNNAGRGLLGAVEEASSEEVRSVFAVNVDGLLTATRAVLPSMRERRSGRILNISSGGGFSGAPGWGVYCATKFAVEGLSESLHAELLPLGIHVTIIEPGAFRTDFLDASSLHRTAQVIDDYSESAGVTRQRVEALPRPSPRCGCH
- a CDS encoding DNA alkylation repair protein, with the protein product MLNIQALGKRLGRNHELASLLWDTGWYEARLLTSFVDDPAQVTPAQMDRWCRDFDNWGICDTICFHLFDRTPHAWAKVAQWSDKREEFVKRAAFALLASLAGHDKSASDERFVESLALIERAATDERNFVKKGVNWALRRIGRRNSALNAAALAVARRLAESPNGAARWNGKNAVRELTSPGVMRQLARMRKGSKAASA
- a CDS encoding rhodanese-like domain-containing protein, which gives rise to MGLTLTIVCAAGFLLLIVLWIRRAKSKDAIEKYRITPEVLRDLMRSNREVLIFDVRQPLDLLANSEIIPGAKRIPPKEVLENPGLIPKDKDSVVYCTCPSDKTSREVLHRALSLNFSRIKFLSGGLAGWKAKGYPVEQYTESFHLDTAT